One stretch of Athene noctua chromosome 27, bAthNoc1.hap1.1, whole genome shotgun sequence DNA includes these proteins:
- the LOC141971020 gene encoding acidic leucine-rich nuclear phosphoprotein 32 family member B isoform X2, with the protein MEMKKRLTLELRNKKPGEVKELVLDNCRSDDGKIVGLSSDFENLEFLSMININLLSVSNLPKLSKLRKLELSDNRISGGLEVLAERTPNLTHLNLSGNKIKDINTLEPLKKLPNLHSLDLFNCEVTMLINYRESVFTLLPQLTYLDGFDADDQEAPDSDPEADGDGLEDEYENGEGEEEDDDEEEDDLDEEVIDDEEDEDDDLEGEEEEDGVDDEEEDEEEDGEDDEEDEADDDLPRGEKRKRNIEDEGEEDPEDEEDDEDD; encoded by the exons ATGGAGATGAAGAAGCGATTGACGCTGGAGCTGCGTAATAAGAAGCCGGGCGAG GTGAAGGAGCTGGTTCTTGATAACTGCCGTTCGGACGATGGGAAGATCGTTGGTCTCTCTTCAGATTTTGAGAACCTGGAGTTCCTCAGCATGATCAACATCAACTTGTTGTCTGTCTCCAATCTCCCCAAACTCAGTAAGCTCCGGAAG CTGGAGCTGAGTGATAACAGGATTTCTGGTGGCCTTGAAGTTCTAGCAGAGAGAACTCCTAACCTGACACACTTGAATCTAAGTGGCAACAAGATCAAAGACATCAACACCCTGGAGCCCTTG AAAAAGTTGCCAAACCTCCATAGTCTGGACCTCTTCAACTGTGAGGTGACGATGCTCATCAACTACCGGGAGAGCGTGTTCACCCTTCTGCCCCAGCTCACCTACCTGGACGGGTTTGATGCTGATGACCAGGAAGCCCCTGACTCAGACCCTGAAGCAGACGGGGATGGACTGGAAGACGAGTATGAGAATGGGGAAG gtgaggaagaggatgatgatgaggaggaagatgatTTGGATGAAGAAGTCATTGACGATGaagaagatgaagatgatgatctggaaggtgaagaggaggaggatggagtaGATGATGAG gaggaagatgaggaagaagatgGTGAGGACGATGAAGAAGACGAAGCTGATGATG ACCTTCCGcgaggggaaaagagaaaacgAAATATAGAGGATGAAGGAGAGGAAGATCCAGAAGACGAAGAGGACGATGAGGATGACTGA
- the LOC141971020 gene encoding acidic leucine-rich nuclear phosphoprotein 32 family member B isoform X3 has translation MEMKKRLTLELRNKKPGEVKELVLDNCRSDDGKIVGLSSDFENLEFLSMININLLSVSNLPKLSKLRKLELSDNRISGGLEVLAERTPNLTHLNLSGNKIKDINTLEPLKKLPNLHSLDLFNCEVTMLINYRESVFTLLPQLTYLDGFDADDQEAPDSDPEADGDGLEDEYENGEEGEEEDDDEEEDDLDEEVIDDEEDEDDDLEGEEEEDGVDDEEEDEEEDDLPRGEKRKRNIEDEGEEDPEDEEDDEDD, from the exons ATGGAGATGAAGAAGCGATTGACGCTGGAGCTGCGTAATAAGAAGCCGGGCGAG GTGAAGGAGCTGGTTCTTGATAACTGCCGTTCGGACGATGGGAAGATCGTTGGTCTCTCTTCAGATTTTGAGAACCTGGAGTTCCTCAGCATGATCAACATCAACTTGTTGTCTGTCTCCAATCTCCCCAAACTCAGTAAGCTCCGGAAG CTGGAGCTGAGTGATAACAGGATTTCTGGTGGCCTTGAAGTTCTAGCAGAGAGAACTCCTAACCTGACACACTTGAATCTAAGTGGCAACAAGATCAAAGACATCAACACCCTGGAGCCCTTG AAAAAGTTGCCAAACCTCCATAGTCTGGACCTCTTCAACTGTGAGGTGACGATGCTCATCAACTACCGGGAGAGCGTGTTCACCCTTCTGCCCCAGCTCACCTACCTGGACGGGTTTGATGCTGATGACCAGGAAGCCCCTGACTCAGACCCTGAAGCAGACGGGGATGGACTGGAAGACGAGTATGAGAATGGGGAAG aaggtgaggaagaggatgatgatgaggaggaagatgatTTGGATGAAGAAGTCATTGACGATGaagaagatgaagatgatgatctggaaggtgaagaggaggaggatggagtaGATGATGAG gaggaagatgaggaagaagatg ACCTTCCGcgaggggaaaagagaaaacgAAATATAGAGGATGAAGGAGAGGAAGATCCAGAAGACGAAGAGGACGATGAGGATGACTGA
- the LOC141971020 gene encoding acidic leucine-rich nuclear phosphoprotein 32 family member B isoform X4 — protein MEMKKRLTLELRNKKPGEVKELVLDNCRSDDGKIVGLSSDFENLEFLSMININLLSVSNLPKLSKLRKLELSDNRISGGLEVLAERTPNLTHLNLSGNKIKDINTLEPLKKLPNLHSLDLFNCEVTMLINYRESVFTLLPQLTYLDGFDADDQEAPDSDPEADGDGLEDEYENGEEGEEEDDDEEEDDLDEEVIDDEEDEDDDLEGEEEEDGDDEEDEADDDLPRGEKRKRNIEDEGEEDPEDEEDDEDD, from the exons ATGGAGATGAAGAAGCGATTGACGCTGGAGCTGCGTAATAAGAAGCCGGGCGAG GTGAAGGAGCTGGTTCTTGATAACTGCCGTTCGGACGATGGGAAGATCGTTGGTCTCTCTTCAGATTTTGAGAACCTGGAGTTCCTCAGCATGATCAACATCAACTTGTTGTCTGTCTCCAATCTCCCCAAACTCAGTAAGCTCCGGAAG CTGGAGCTGAGTGATAACAGGATTTCTGGTGGCCTTGAAGTTCTAGCAGAGAGAACTCCTAACCTGACACACTTGAATCTAAGTGGCAACAAGATCAAAGACATCAACACCCTGGAGCCCTTG AAAAAGTTGCCAAACCTCCATAGTCTGGACCTCTTCAACTGTGAGGTGACGATGCTCATCAACTACCGGGAGAGCGTGTTCACCCTTCTGCCCCAGCTCACCTACCTGGACGGGTTTGATGCTGATGACCAGGAAGCCCCTGACTCAGACCCTGAAGCAGACGGGGATGGACTGGAAGACGAGTATGAGAATGGGGAAG aaggtgaggaagaggatgatgatgaggaggaagatgatTTGGATGAAGAAGTCATTGACGATGaagaagatgaagatgatgatctggaaggtgaagaggaggaggatgga GACGATGAAGAAGACGAAGCTGATGATG ACCTTCCGcgaggggaaaagagaaaacgAAATATAGAGGATGAAGGAGAGGAAGATCCAGAAGACGAAGAGGACGATGAGGATGACTGA
- the LOC141971020 gene encoding acidic leucine-rich nuclear phosphoprotein 32 family member B isoform X7 yields MEMKKRLTLELRNKKPGEVKELVLDNCRSDDGKIVGLSSDFENLEFLSMININLLSVSNLPKLSKLRKLELSDNRISGGLEVLAERTPNLTHLNLSGNKIKDINTLEPLKKLPNLHSLDLFNCEVTMLINYRESVFTLLPQLTYLDGFDADDQEAPDSDPEADGDGLEDEYENGEEDDDEEEDDLDEEVIDDEEDEDDDLEGEEEEDGVDDEVRLSEEDEEEDGEDDEEDEADDGEKRKRNIEDEGEEDPEDEEDDEDD; encoded by the exons ATGGAGATGAAGAAGCGATTGACGCTGGAGCTGCGTAATAAGAAGCCGGGCGAG GTGAAGGAGCTGGTTCTTGATAACTGCCGTTCGGACGATGGGAAGATCGTTGGTCTCTCTTCAGATTTTGAGAACCTGGAGTTCCTCAGCATGATCAACATCAACTTGTTGTCTGTCTCCAATCTCCCCAAACTCAGTAAGCTCCGGAAG CTGGAGCTGAGTGATAACAGGATTTCTGGTGGCCTTGAAGTTCTAGCAGAGAGAACTCCTAACCTGACACACTTGAATCTAAGTGGCAACAAGATCAAAGACATCAACACCCTGGAGCCCTTG AAAAAGTTGCCAAACCTCCATAGTCTGGACCTCTTCAACTGTGAGGTGACGATGCTCATCAACTACCGGGAGAGCGTGTTCACCCTTCTGCCCCAGCTCACCTACCTGGACGGGTTTGATGCTGATGACCAGGAAGCCCCTGACTCAGACCCTGAAGCAGACGGGGATGGACTGGAAGACGAGTATGAGAATGGGGAAG aggatgatgatgaggaggaagatgatTTGGATGAAGAAGTCATTGACGATGaagaagatgaagatgatgatctggaaggtgaagaggaggaggatggagtaGATGATGAGGTGAGGCTTTCT gaggaagatgaggaagaagatgGTGAGGACGATGAAGAAGACGAAGCTGATGATG gggaaaagagaaaacgAAATATAGAGGATGAAGGAGAGGAAGATCCAGAAGACGAAGAGGACGATGAGGATGACTGA
- the LOC141971020 gene encoding acidic leucine-rich nuclear phosphoprotein 32 family member B isoform X6, with amino-acid sequence MEMKKRLTLELRNKKPGEVKELVLDNCRSDDGKIVGLSSDFENLEFLSMININLLSVSNLPKLSKLRKLELSDNRISGGLEVLAERTPNLTHLNLSGNKIKDINTLEPLKKLPNLHSLDLFNCEVTMLINYRESVFTLLPQLTYLDGFDADDQEAPDSDPEADGDGLEDEYENGEEDDDEEEDDLDEEVIDDEEDEDDDLEGEEEEDGVDDEEDEEEDGEDDEEDEADDGELKRGEKRKRNIEDEGEEDPEDEEDDEDD; translated from the exons ATGGAGATGAAGAAGCGATTGACGCTGGAGCTGCGTAATAAGAAGCCGGGCGAG GTGAAGGAGCTGGTTCTTGATAACTGCCGTTCGGACGATGGGAAGATCGTTGGTCTCTCTTCAGATTTTGAGAACCTGGAGTTCCTCAGCATGATCAACATCAACTTGTTGTCTGTCTCCAATCTCCCCAAACTCAGTAAGCTCCGGAAG CTGGAGCTGAGTGATAACAGGATTTCTGGTGGCCTTGAAGTTCTAGCAGAGAGAACTCCTAACCTGACACACTTGAATCTAAGTGGCAACAAGATCAAAGACATCAACACCCTGGAGCCCTTG AAAAAGTTGCCAAACCTCCATAGTCTGGACCTCTTCAACTGTGAGGTGACGATGCTCATCAACTACCGGGAGAGCGTGTTCACCCTTCTGCCCCAGCTCACCTACCTGGACGGGTTTGATGCTGATGACCAGGAAGCCCCTGACTCAGACCCTGAAGCAGACGGGGATGGACTGGAAGACGAGTATGAGAATGGGGAAG aggatgatgatgaggaggaagatgatTTGGATGAAGAAGTCATTGACGATGaagaagatgaagatgatgatctggaaggtgaagaggaggaggatggagtaGATGATGAG gaagatgaggaagaagatgGTGAGGACGATGAAGAAGACGAAGCTGATGATGGTGAGTTGAA GcgaggggaaaagagaaaacgAAATATAGAGGATGAAGGAGAGGAAGATCCAGAAGACGAAGAGGACGATGAGGATGACTGA
- the LOC141971020 gene encoding acidic leucine-rich nuclear phosphoprotein 32 family member B isoform X5, which translates to MEMKKRLTLELRNKKPGEVKELVLDNCRSDDGKIVGLSSDFENLEFLSMININLLSVSNLPKLSKLRKLELSDNRISGGLEVLAERTPNLTHLNLSGNKIKDINTLEPLKKLPNLHSLDLFNCEVTMLINYRESVFTLLPQLTYLDGFDADDQEAPDSDPEADGDGLEDDDDDEEEDDLDEEVIDDEEDEDDDLEGEEEEDGVDDEEEDEEEDGEDDEEDEADDDLPRGEKRKRNIEDEGEEDPEDEEDDEDD; encoded by the exons ATGGAGATGAAGAAGCGATTGACGCTGGAGCTGCGTAATAAGAAGCCGGGCGAG GTGAAGGAGCTGGTTCTTGATAACTGCCGTTCGGACGATGGGAAGATCGTTGGTCTCTCTTCAGATTTTGAGAACCTGGAGTTCCTCAGCATGATCAACATCAACTTGTTGTCTGTCTCCAATCTCCCCAAACTCAGTAAGCTCCGGAAG CTGGAGCTGAGTGATAACAGGATTTCTGGTGGCCTTGAAGTTCTAGCAGAGAGAACTCCTAACCTGACACACTTGAATCTAAGTGGCAACAAGATCAAAGACATCAACACCCTGGAGCCCTTG AAAAAGTTGCCAAACCTCCATAGTCTGGACCTCTTCAACTGTGAGGTGACGATGCTCATCAACTACCGGGAGAGCGTGTTCACCCTTCTGCCCCAGCTCACCTACCTGGACGGGTTTGATGCTGATGACCAGGAAGCCCCTGACTCAGACCCTGAAGCAGACGGGGATGGACTGGAAGACGA T gatgatgatgaggaggaagatgatTTGGATGAAGAAGTCATTGACGATGaagaagatgaagatgatgatctggaaggtgaagaggaggaggatggagtaGATGATGAG gaggaagatgaggaagaagatgGTGAGGACGATGAAGAAGACGAAGCTGATGATG ACCTTCCGcgaggggaaaagagaaaacgAAATATAGAGGATGAAGGAGAGGAAGATCCAGAAGACGAAGAGGACGATGAGGATGACTGA
- the LOC141971020 gene encoding acidic leucine-rich nuclear phosphoprotein 32 family member B isoform X1, with protein MEMKKRLTLELRNKKPGEVKELVLDNCRSDDGKIVGLSSDFENLEFLSMININLLSVSNLPKLSKLRKLELSDNRISGGLEVLAERTPNLTHLNLSGNKIKDINTLEPLKKLPNLHSLDLFNCEVTMLINYRESVFTLLPQLTYLDGFDADDQEAPDSDPEADGDGLEDEYENGEEGEEEDDDEEEDDLDEEVIDDEEDEDDDLEGEEEEDGVDDEEEDEEEDGEDDEEDEADDDLPRGEKRKRNIEDEGEEDPEDEEDDEDD; from the exons ATGGAGATGAAGAAGCGATTGACGCTGGAGCTGCGTAATAAGAAGCCGGGCGAG GTGAAGGAGCTGGTTCTTGATAACTGCCGTTCGGACGATGGGAAGATCGTTGGTCTCTCTTCAGATTTTGAGAACCTGGAGTTCCTCAGCATGATCAACATCAACTTGTTGTCTGTCTCCAATCTCCCCAAACTCAGTAAGCTCCGGAAG CTGGAGCTGAGTGATAACAGGATTTCTGGTGGCCTTGAAGTTCTAGCAGAGAGAACTCCTAACCTGACACACTTGAATCTAAGTGGCAACAAGATCAAAGACATCAACACCCTGGAGCCCTTG AAAAAGTTGCCAAACCTCCATAGTCTGGACCTCTTCAACTGTGAGGTGACGATGCTCATCAACTACCGGGAGAGCGTGTTCACCCTTCTGCCCCAGCTCACCTACCTGGACGGGTTTGATGCTGATGACCAGGAAGCCCCTGACTCAGACCCTGAAGCAGACGGGGATGGACTGGAAGACGAGTATGAGAATGGGGAAG aaggtgaggaagaggatgatgatgaggaggaagatgatTTGGATGAAGAAGTCATTGACGATGaagaagatgaagatgatgatctggaaggtgaagaggaggaggatggagtaGATGATGAG gaggaagatgaggaagaagatgGTGAGGACGATGAAGAAGACGAAGCTGATGATG ACCTTCCGcgaggggaaaagagaaaacgAAATATAGAGGATGAAGGAGAGGAAGATCCAGAAGACGAAGAGGACGATGAGGATGACTGA